The Pseudofrankia inefficax genome window below encodes:
- a CDS encoding toll/interleukin-1 receptor domain-containing protein: protein MPAAEPEREAVDEEVAEGVAPESRWHFFVSYTGRDQAWAEWVAWQLETAGYRVLIQVWDFVPGSHWQTQMEEGILGAERTVAILSDAYLTSVYGRAEWQAVYRADPQGFARRLIPIRVEDCARPGLLGEVVSLDLFNHHADAARSHLLDMIAYAIVGRAKPSSAPNFPGHTPPPPELVAPRQIPPGESPTFPGLTTATNDAPSTSETAEAPARGGDSPMPTQTSSERSARPRPRPGWIVFACVAVALVGAAPFIVPRAITLVAGSTGRTSLTPTPRTFLTSPSGVPATYTSAQVESTVGRGTQPTTLPPQQRTHPATSSSRPPSVYNDPAVTDVSQPFPADQRRTLARLAYDLRGLGCSVPNPEPPTSKCVVSANSSINNATMYTFTNNTELNDFMVGESHRLQRDGNTLIHLISNPHGIWAIETDGLVGNQLYDVLNVNDPAAGAAWAYP, encoded by the coding sequence GTGCCCGCGGCAGAGCCGGAGCGCGAGGCCGTCGACGAGGAGGTGGCCGAGGGCGTGGCGCCCGAGTCACGGTGGCATTTCTTCGTTTCCTACACCGGGCGCGACCAAGCGTGGGCCGAGTGGGTCGCCTGGCAGCTGGAGACCGCAGGTTACCGGGTTCTTATTCAAGTCTGGGATTTCGTGCCGGGCTCGCACTGGCAGACGCAGATGGAAGAAGGAATCCTCGGCGCCGAGCGCACTGTAGCAATCTTGTCGGATGCGTATCTCACGTCGGTATACGGCCGGGCGGAGTGGCAGGCCGTATACCGTGCCGACCCTCAGGGATTCGCCCGAAGACTCATTCCTATCCGCGTCGAGGACTGCGCCCGCCCAGGCCTGCTCGGCGAGGTGGTCTCCTTGGACCTGTTCAACCACCACGCTGACGCCGCCCGCAGCCACCTCCTCGACATGATCGCCTACGCCATTGTGGGACGCGCCAAACCGTCGTCCGCACCGAACTTTCCGGGCCACACTCCGCCGCCGCCGGAACTAGTCGCTCCCCGACAGATCCCGCCCGGAGAGTCTCCAACTTTCCCCGGATTGACGACCGCTACCAACGATGCCCCTTCCACGAGCGAGACCGCCGAAGCACCTGCGCGCGGTGGCGACTCACCCATGCCGACGCAGACGAGTTCCGAGCGCTCTGCCAGGCCGCGCCCCCGCCCAGGCTGGATCGTGTTTGCCTGCGTCGCTGTGGCTCTCGTCGGCGCCGCGCCGTTCATCGTGCCCCGGGCGATTACGCTCGTTGCCGGGTCAACTGGGCGCACATCGCTAACCCCGACCCCGAGGACATTTTTGACATCGCCCAGCGGTGTCCCCGCGACCTATACGTCCGCTCAGGTGGAGTCCACGGTGGGCCGGGGCACACAGCCGACCACATTGCCACCTCAGCAAAGGACACACCCCGCCACGTCGTCTTCCCGACCCCCTTCGGTCTACAACGACCCGGCAGTCACCGACGTCTCACAGCCCTTCCCGGCCGACCAACGGAGAACTCTCGCTCGCCTCGCCTACGACCTCAGGGGCCTCGGCTGTTCCGTCCCCAACCCCGAACCGCCGACGAGCAAATGCGTCGTATCAGCAAACAGCAGCATAAATAACGCGACGATGTACACCTTCACGAACAATACAGAACTCAATGACTTCATGGTCGGCGAAAGCCACCGCCTGCAACGAGATGGGAACACGCTCATCCACCTGATCAGCAACCCGCACGGCATCTGGGCAATTGAGACCGACGGGCTGGTCGGCAACCAGCTCTACGACGTCCTCAACGTGAACGATCCAGCCGCCGGTGCCGCATGGGCCTACCCGTAG
- a CDS encoding DHA2 family efflux MFS transporter permease subunit: MTTDRSRLTWTIIITCIAAFMTSLDNLVVTMALPSIREHLHASLAGLEWTVNAYTLSFAVLLLPAAALGDRLGRRRVFAAGLAIFTVASAAAALAPDVGFLIAARAVQGVGGAIVLPLSMTLLSAAVPAERRGAALGIWGGVSGLAIALGPLVGGAITQGAAWQWIFWLNVPLGLAAIPLAFARLTESREASSRLDTPGTVLVSLGLFGVVLGLVRGQDHGWTSAGVLGAIAAGAVGLAAFVAWEIRSERSGGRPMLPVSLFRRRGFAAVNAVSVFFSFGMFGSIFLLSQYLQNVMGYSPLGAGLRTLPWTVMPLLVAPIAGPLSDRIGGRPLMITGLTLMTGGLLWMRAVLAPDTTFLTLVPSFIIAGIGMALFFIPVANVVMGSVPPEYEGVASGTNNAVREAGGVFGIAVLASVFAAAGGYTNAVDFTHGLRTALIVGAAVTAAGALGSLLVPRRRPATEPVDAHAPESALRLGLEPANS, encoded by the coding sequence ATGACCACCGACCGGAGCCGACTCACCTGGACCATCATCATCACGTGCATCGCCGCGTTCATGACCTCCCTGGACAACCTGGTGGTCACGATGGCGCTGCCGTCGATCCGGGAACACCTGCACGCCAGCCTGGCCGGGCTGGAATGGACCGTGAACGCGTACACCCTGAGCTTCGCCGTCCTGCTGCTGCCCGCCGCGGCGCTGGGTGACCGGCTCGGTCGGCGCCGCGTCTTCGCCGCCGGCCTGGCCATCTTCACCGTGGCCAGTGCCGCCGCCGCCCTGGCCCCGGACGTCGGCTTCCTCATCGCCGCCCGGGCCGTGCAGGGCGTGGGCGGGGCGATCGTGCTGCCGCTGTCGATGACCCTGCTGTCGGCCGCGGTTCCCGCCGAACGCCGCGGGGCCGCCCTGGGTATCTGGGGCGGCGTGTCCGGCCTGGCCATCGCCCTCGGCCCGCTCGTCGGCGGAGCCATCACCCAGGGCGCCGCCTGGCAGTGGATCTTCTGGCTGAACGTCCCGCTCGGCCTCGCCGCGATCCCGCTGGCGTTCGCCCGGCTCACCGAGAGCCGCGAGGCCTCCAGCCGCCTCGACACCCCCGGCACCGTCCTGGTCAGCCTCGGGTTGTTCGGCGTCGTGCTCGGCCTCGTCCGCGGTCAGGACCACGGCTGGACCAGCGCCGGCGTGCTCGGCGCGATCGCCGCCGGCGCGGTCGGGCTGGCGGCCTTCGTCGCCTGGGAGATCCGGTCCGAGCGATCCGGCGGGCGCCCGATGCTGCCGGTGAGCCTGTTCCGCCGCCGCGGGTTCGCCGCCGTCAACGCCGTCTCGGTCTTCTTCTCCTTCGGGATGTTCGGCTCGATCTTCCTGCTCTCCCAGTACCTGCAGAACGTCATGGGCTACTCGCCGCTCGGTGCCGGGCTGCGCACCCTGCCCTGGACGGTCATGCCGCTGCTCGTGGCCCCGATCGCCGGCCCGCTGTCCGACCGGATCGGCGGGCGGCCACTCATGATCACCGGGCTGACTCTGATGACCGGCGGTCTGCTGTGGATGCGGGCGGTCCTCGCCCCCGACACGACGTTCCTGACGCTGGTGCCCTCCTTCATCATCGCCGGGATCGGGATGGCCCTGTTCTTCATCCCCGTCGCCAACGTGGTCATGGGCTCGGTACCTCCCGAGTACGAGGGGGTGGCGTCCGGAACCAACAACGCCGTCCGTGAGGCCGGCGGGGTGTTCGGCATCGCGGTCCTCGCCTCGGTCTTCGCCGCGGCCGGCGGCTACACCAACGCCGTCGACTTCACCCACGGACTGCGCACCGCCCTCATCGTCGGCGCGGCCGTGACCGCCGCCGGAGCGCTCGGCTCCCTGCTCGTCCCCCGCCGCCGGCCGGCCACCGAGCCCGTCGACGCCCACGCCCCCGAATCAGCCCTCCGCCTGGGCCTGGAGCCCGCCAACTCCTGA
- a CDS encoding TetR/AcrR family transcriptional regulator — MAAAGTRQTADERRVSVLAAAISEFARGGLEGTSTETIAAAVGISQPYLFRLFGSKKGLFLAAVKETFARTVAAFESAAGELSGEEALTAMANAYNGLLAEPSYLLMQMQAYAACADLDIRAATRRGFRDLWYTVERLAGVDPDVLRAFFAMGMLCNVTAAMDLPAVDERWAQLICPTDENSSGIKASKEAIARGFGGDPAAGPDRDADGDADDG, encoded by the coding sequence ATGGCTGCGGCAGGAACGAGACAGACGGCGGACGAGCGTCGCGTGTCCGTGCTCGCGGCGGCCATCTCCGAGTTCGCCCGAGGCGGGCTGGAGGGCACGTCGACCGAGACGATCGCCGCGGCGGTCGGGATCTCCCAGCCTTACCTGTTCCGCCTGTTCGGCTCGAAGAAGGGCCTGTTCCTGGCCGCGGTGAAGGAGACCTTCGCCCGGACGGTAGCGGCCTTCGAGAGCGCGGCGGGAGAGCTGTCCGGCGAGGAGGCGCTGACCGCCATGGCCAACGCCTACAACGGTCTGCTCGCCGAGCCCAGCTACCTCCTGATGCAGATGCAGGCCTACGCGGCCTGCGCAGACCTGGACATCCGGGCCGCGACCCGGCGGGGGTTCCGCGATCTGTGGTACACCGTCGAGCGCCTGGCCGGGGTGGACCCGGACGTCCTACGCGCGTTCTTCGCCATGGGGATGCTCTGCAACGTCACGGCCGCCATGGACCTGCCCGCCGTGGACGAGCGCTGGGCCCAGCTGATCTGCCCTACCGACGAGAACAGCTCGGGCATCAAGGCGAGCAAGGAGGCCATCGCGCGCGGCTTCGGCGGCGACCCGGCCGCCGGACCTGATCGCGATGCCGATGGTGACGCCGACGACGGCTGA